From the genome of Rana temporaria chromosome 8, aRanTem1.1, whole genome shotgun sequence:
TCCTTCTTTGCTGGAGGCCTGAGCTGTAGGCGAGATATCTAAATGGTCTTTATGGACAAGGAAGTCCTAGGTGTGTCTCTTCATTTTCTCTGAGAGAATGGGGagaatttgttgtcggaatgtccgatcgtgagtacgcagcataagagtctCAAATCCCGagaacactgaggcctcgtacacacgaccgaacatgtctgctgaaactggtccgcagaccagtttcagcggacatgttcggtcgtctgtacgtccgaccggacaattttccggcggatcggacaggtttccagcggacaaatgtttcttagcatgctaagaaacatgtccgctggaagcctgtccgtcggacatgttcggtcgtctgtacgacttaccggacatgcctgctcggccgaaagccctcgcatgcgtcgaagtgattcgacgcatgcgtggaagcattgaccttccagggtcacgcacgtcgccgcgtcatcgcggccacgtcaccgcgtatcctgtacgcgggattttggtttgatggtgtgtacaaccatcagaccaaaatccggcagcggacatgtccgaaaaaacggtccggcggaccgttttcatcggacagtccgtccgtgtgtacgaggcctgagactcagCACCCAAAGACAAGAGACTtgttaagaacattttttttttattattaaacaatagTTTAAATTGATTAAGCCTTATCTCTAAATGCTCTAAATAGTAACTAAAGAATTCCTGCTCTTTTTTTACGAAACGCTACCGTATCGTCAATTTCTGAAAAATCTCTGGTGTGCCAATAGGTAGAGGAGAGGCTTTACTATGGCTGGCCTACAATTTGTCTGCTTGCCAGTGTCCCAAACCAATATAACCCAACTGTTTCTGCtttctgtgtccctcaatggattcTACGGTAAGTACAAACATCTTAATGATGCCgccattctgttggtttagggtgaagatctaaTCATCATAAAAGTTGAGggtgaagaagaagagacgtatgtgagggatgatcagcaatatacggaggaggatggaatgacgaggacattcatagaggaggacactcctacagagatcagcacaggtaacccataatatattcttctcttatctctgctctgttactgctcactgattggttcaaATTAGTTTGAGAACTAAGCAATAGAAGCCTAGGCCTCTGGTCACTTCTATGGTTAAGGGTCTTTAAGTCAGGACTTTGACCCTCTTGAGTACcagagatcacatgacccagTGCCTAGGCTTGTGGTTGTGTAAAGAGCACGCCCCTCCCAgtccccattggttcctgctctTTTGACAAGGCTGTGTAAATGTAGAAGTGATCTGGGAGGAGGACCAAAGGTTCTTTGATGGGGGGAGAGTCACAGCTGGTTGGGACCTCCACAGAGAACATCTCCTCACTCATATCTACCTGATCCAGATGGAATCTTGATGGAAGTGAACTAACCCTCTCAGATCTATTgatgatgtttttctatttttccaggacaCGCCATGGAGAAACCCTCAAAGGATCGTCTCACTTTATCTCCAGGTTGTAAAATGGAAGATGAGAACATCACAGGAGATTGTGGAGGAGAAAAGACAATGAGCTTCACTATGGATGGAGGACTTCACAGTGTGGAGAGACCATGGAATCCCTCTGACTCTGAGCAACCTCGTACTGTGAGGGATGGGGCCGGAATTCAGGGGAAGAAGaaattttcctgtcctgagtgtgcgGAAAGTTTTAACTCTGAATTAAGTTTTAATGTACATCAGAAATCCCACATGGGTGCGAAGCTTCATTCCTGccccgagtgcgggaaatcttttctTCACAAATCAAAACTCGTCATGCATTACAGAacccacacgggggagaagccgtattcttgtcttgagtgcgggaaaggttttgcAAAGAAGTCCAATCttgacacacatcagagatctcacacaggggagaggcCGTATGCCTGCCCTGAGTGCGAAAAATGTTATACACGGAAATCAGAACTTGTTATACATGAGAgaactcacacgggtgagaagccgtattcctgccccgaGTGCGAGAAAAGTTTTTCGCAGAAATCGGAGCTTGTTATACATCAAAGATCCCACACAGGAGAGAGGCCGTATTCTTGCACCGAGTGCAGGAAAAGTTTTCCACGGAAATACGAGCTTGTCAGACATCAAAGGTCTCACACAGATCAGATACATTTTTgccccgagtgcgggaaatgcttttcCCAGAAGTTAGAACTTCTTGTACATCAAacgtctcacacaggggagagcatttattcctgctctgagtgcgggaaatattttttaaacaaggaCAGTCTTTGcagacatcagaggttgcacacggGTGAGAATTTGTTTTCCTGCTCGGAGTGCGGGAAATATTTTCACGGGAAATCAGACCTTgttacacatcagagatctcacacgggggagaagccgtattcctgtcccgagTGCAAGAAACATTTTTCATATAAGTCCAGCCTTAACAGACATAAGAGGTCCCACAGGGGTGAGAAACCGTAtatctgtcctgagtgcgggaaatgttattcATGGAAATCAGAACTTGTTACgcaccagagatctcacacaggagagaagccgcaAGCTTAATCTAAGTGCGGAAAATGCTATACACGGAAGTCCTATCTTACTGAACATCAGATAGACCAAACGTGGTAAAAGCtgtattcctgtactgagtgcaggaaatgtttttccacGGAAGTCTTGTCTTACCAGACATCAGGGAACCCACACATTTCTCAAGATGTAGGTGTCCCGAGTGCAGGAAATGGCTCAATGCCAGCTTGGCAAAGCTGCTGACTTTACAGCTTCTGCCAGTCCAGTTTGTGGAGTCTGCTTTCCATTTCATAATGTTTGGCCTGTGCGGTATCTCAGTGGTAGGTTCCTGGCTGCCCTTTTTTTTGCCCTTAAGGCCCTTTCTCCCCTCCAACATGTGGAAGGTAATGTTTCCATGTCACTGGACAATGGGGTCAGCTGCAGGGTCCACATGATCCCAGACTAGGGTGACCAGGTATCCTGGACTGCCGGGACATTCCCGCaatgcccgggacagtcctgcattttgcaggtctgtcccacgtcccgggcaccttcattccgggacaatacagtgtcccagaatgaaactgacactgtTAATTCTTTCCCTTCCCAGGGCATTCTGCGCCCTgactgggcaaagctttgcccaatcagggcgcagTAAAAGATGGTTGTTAAGTAGCATTGCcgggagtcatcagctgtcaataggcttccctgacagctgaataatatgaaaaaaaaaaaaaatgcaggcaaaaaaaacatgcaaatatCCTGGGGGAAGGAGGGTGCACTACGTGGCACCcttttaaaaaaactatcaagctccaaaaaaaaaacagcatctcgGTAGTGTCCTCATCAccctcccactgtagtgtcctctgcccacctcccccacactgtagtGTGCTGTACCCCCCAACACAGTATTCACCTaccccttcacatcacatcaagagcgacaatttaaaaaaaatatatatattttttacttgttgctataataaatatcccaatttaaaaaaaaaataa
Proteins encoded in this window:
- the LOC120909703 gene encoding zinc finger protein 2-like, whose translation is MEESSSYRNPPERCPRPLDSRDSTQKDHTYTKHDQSGNLEDYNIVVVKEEYNEEDEEYGVMEEVSQEHKDLYNDTMMKSPNTRNPPERCPRPLYSRDCTQEGHTIPHHHQGEDLIIIKVEGEEEETYVRDDQQYTEEDGMTRTFIEEDTPTEISTGHAMEKPSKDRLTLSPGCKMEDENITGDCGGEKTMSFTMDGGLHSVERPWNPSDSEQPRTVRDGAGIQGKKKFSCPECAESFNSELSFNVHQKSHMGAKLHSCPECGKSFLHKSKLVMHYRTHTGEKPYSCLECGKGFAKKSNLDTHQRSHTGERPYACPECEKCYTRKSELVIHERTHTGEKPYSCPECEKSFSQKSELVIHQRSHTGERPYSCTECRKSFPRKYELVRHQRSHTDQIHFCPECGKCFSQKLELLVHQTSHTGESIYSCSECGKYFLNKDSLCRHQRLHTGENLFSCSECGKYFHGKSDLVTHQRSHTGEKPYSCPECKKHFSYKSSLNRHKRSHRGEKPYICPECGKCYSWKSELVTHQRSHTGEKPQA